In Salisediminibacterium beveridgei, one DNA window encodes the following:
- a CDS encoding type I restriction-modification system subunit M gives MVNFQEKVNFLWTIAEILRGPYKPEDYGKVILPMAVLRRFDCVLEDTKDAVLEQYEQYKTLPDEARDEILNRTSNQKFNNVSNYDFNKLLNDADNVAENFRDYINGFSGVARDIINYFDFDKQIEKMDRNDLLYLTIKRFSEIDLHPGVVSNLEMGYIFEELIRRYSEHAEAGDHFTPREVVRLMVGLMFNEDHDILTKPGITQTLYDSCAGTGGMGSIAQEYLKDLNPSAELAFFAQEFNEESYAMCKADTMIKGEEAKNIRFGNTLSKDAFPNNKFDYLITNPPYGVEWKPAEKAVKAEHEDQGFQGRFGAGLPRIGDGQLLFLQHLVSKMKPVTEDNPKGSRVAIIMNGSPLFTGDAGSGESEIRRYVIENDLVEAIVAMPTSLFYNTGISTYIWILTNHKAKWRQGKIQLINAVDFYQKMRKSLGEKRHEISQDQINEIIKMYGDYQEGEHVKIFDNEDFGFQKITVERPLKLNFKVDDERIERLHEQKAFQNLATSKKKGEAGEKEVEAGQKKQQAILGALQTLQDGTLYKNRDAFTKALKNALKQAGVDAKAPMLKAILAALGERDETADVCLKNSKGELEADPELRDTENVPLKEDIHEYVEREVLPHVPDAWIDEDKTKIGYEIPFTRHFYKYEQLRPSDEIKAEIQELEASILEKLKKVMV, from the coding sequence ATGGTCAATTTTCAAGAGAAGGTTAATTTTTTATGGACAATCGCAGAAATTCTAAGGGGGCCCTATAAACCGGAGGATTACGGGAAAGTGATTCTTCCGATGGCGGTTCTTCGACGTTTTGACTGTGTATTAGAAGATACAAAAGATGCTGTATTGGAGCAATATGAACAGTATAAAACGTTACCTGATGAAGCAAGGGATGAGATTTTAAATCGGACTTCTAATCAGAAGTTCAATAATGTTAGTAACTATGATTTTAATAAGCTTTTAAATGATGCGGATAACGTGGCTGAAAACTTCAGAGATTATATCAATGGCTTTTCTGGTGTTGCAAGAGATATTATTAATTATTTTGATTTTGATAAGCAGATTGAAAAGATGGATCGGAATGATTTATTGTATCTGACGATTAAGCGATTTTCTGAAATTGATTTGCATCCTGGGGTCGTATCCAATCTTGAAATGGGTTATATCTTTGAAGAGTTGATTCGTCGATATTCAGAACATGCTGAAGCTGGGGATCATTTCACACCTAGAGAAGTCGTTCGGCTTATGGTGGGTTTGATGTTTAACGAAGATCATGACATCCTGACAAAGCCGGGAATCACACAAACGTTATATGACAGCTGTGCTGGAACCGGTGGTATGGGGTCTATTGCACAGGAATATTTGAAAGACTTAAATCCATCTGCAGAACTGGCATTCTTCGCGCAGGAATTCAACGAAGAGTCCTATGCGATGTGTAAGGCAGATACGATGATTAAAGGTGAAGAAGCGAAGAATATTCGGTTTGGGAACACGCTCTCCAAAGATGCATTTCCGAATAATAAATTCGATTATTTGATCACAAATCCTCCTTACGGTGTCGAGTGGAAACCAGCAGAAAAGGCAGTAAAAGCTGAACATGAGGATCAGGGTTTTCAAGGTCGATTTGGTGCAGGATTACCTCGAATTGGAGATGGCCAGCTCTTGTTCCTGCAGCACTTGGTTTCAAAGATGAAGCCAGTGACAGAGGATAATCCAAAGGGATCACGAGTTGCGATTATTATGAATGGATCACCGTTATTTACAGGCGACGCAGGTAGTGGTGAAAGTGAGATTCGCAGATATGTGATTGAAAATGATTTGGTTGAGGCGATTGTGGCTATGCCGACTAGCCTGTTTTACAATACAGGTATTTCAACGTACATCTGGATTCTGACCAATCATAAGGCTAAATGGCGACAAGGTAAGATCCAACTGATTAATGCGGTGGACTTTTATCAAAAGATGCGAAAGAGCCTGGGCGAGAAACGTCATGAGATTTCACAGGATCAGATCAATGAGATTATTAAGATGTATGGTGATTACCAAGAAGGTGAGCACGTTAAAATCTTTGATAATGAAGATTTTGGCTTCCAAAAAATCACCGTTGAACGACCGTTGAAACTGAATTTTAAAGTGGATGATGAACGTATTGAGCGTCTTCATGAGCAAAAAGCGTTTCAAAATCTTGCAACATCAAAGAAAAAAGGTGAAGCAGGCGAGAAGGAAGTAGAAGCTGGTCAGAAGAAGCAGCAAGCGATTCTGGGAGCGTTACAAACGCTTCAAGACGGTACGCTTTATAAAAATCGAGATGCGTTCACAAAGGCTTTGAAGAATGCGTTAAAACAGGCTGGTGTGGATGCGAAAGCGCCAATGCTGAAAGCGATTCTTGCTGCTCTTGGTGAACGTGATGAAACGGCTGATGTATGTCTGAAGAATTCCAAAGGTGAATTGGAAGCAGATCCTGAGCTTCGTGATACGGAGAATGTTCCGTTAAAAGAAGACATTCACGAATACGTTGAACGTGAAGTATTGCCTCACGTACCGGACGCTTGGATTGATGAGGATAAGACGAAAATCGGTTATGAGATCCCGTTTACAAGGCACTTTTATAAGTATGAACAGTTAAGGCCATCAGACGAAATCAAAGCTGAAATTCAGGAACTAGAAGCGAGTATTTTGGAGAAATTGAAGAAGGTGATGGTGTGA
- a CDS encoding type I restriction endonuclease subunit R, which produces MSIDYSERGFEENIEQHLMESGYRQRALEGRALETFQKWAIDQDVLFEFLESTQPQSLERLKKAYKDDYEFKIMSRLDKELKKRGMIDCLRHGIKDYGVTLKLAYNKPVTDMNRTLVENYEKNIFTVSRQVYYSQKNRNSIDMMLSLNGLPIVVKELKNQLTNQTVEHSMEQFKKDRDPREILFQFKARAVVYFAVDTDEVHMATRLSKDSTFFLPFNRGNDGGKGNPPVEDDYRSSYLWKEILQKDSLLDILFRFVYVQKEDMKDSNGDIIETKEVVIFPRFHQLDAVRKIEQDVSEHRAGKNYLIQHSAGSGKTNSISWLSHRLAKLHDEQDEPVFDSVIVITDRRVLDKQLQDAVYQLEHKAGMVAKIDRDSAQLAGAIRNKTKIIITTLQKFPFILEEVGSFNRGSYAVIIDEAHSSQGGKASGAMTSILSDKTLEEAYEESMKEEHETTDAEERMIEHIAKTGDQDNISFFAFTATPKPKTIDRFGTEREDGQKGPFHLYSMRQAIEEGFIHDVLNNYVTYDTFYRVEKMIHDDPEVAKSKASKQIARYVSLHPHNIAQKAEIMVEHFRNVTRHKINNRAKAMVVTGSRKHAVRYKFAFDDYIKAKGYTDMRTLVAFSGTVEDNGESYTEPDLNSISEKELPEQFHSDDYQVLIVAEKYQTGFDEPLLHTMYVDKPLDGIKAVQTLSRLNRTCKGKDDTFILDFVNEPETIQQAFQQYYEVTTLAEDTDPNMLYDLQHELDAMQVYTEEELESVANLEYSGNTMKDARMQLKLNASLDPAVERFKNDLVEEEQEAFKSAATKFVRTYAFVLQIGPFSDVDLHKRFIFLTYLLKKLPKKPQDPIYISDDVALEYYRNEKVFEGSISLNQQGGEALSPAQHGTAGSTEEEKERLSSIIERINERFGTYFTDADRLSRDQIAMDIKEQEEMAEKAKNNSIDNFKYSAEKSFLDSVISRMNMNEEFHMRILQDPEFKEFLMNDILNEVYRELRDGEGPN; this is translated from the coding sequence GTGAGTATCGATTATAGCGAACGAGGATTTGAAGAGAATATCGAACAGCATTTAATGGAGTCAGGGTATCGCCAACGGGCGTTGGAAGGGAGAGCCCTTGAAACGTTTCAAAAATGGGCGATCGATCAGGATGTGCTATTTGAATTTCTTGAATCAACACAGCCACAATCCCTTGAACGACTCAAGAAAGCTTATAAAGACGACTATGAATTCAAGATCATGAGTCGCCTTGATAAGGAACTGAAAAAGCGTGGGATGATTGATTGTCTGCGTCATGGTATTAAGGATTACGGGGTTACGCTGAAACTCGCTTATAACAAACCGGTAACAGACATGAACCGAACGCTCGTTGAAAATTACGAAAAGAATATCTTCACCGTCAGCCGTCAGGTGTATTACAGCCAGAAGAATCGGAATTCGATTGATATGATGTTGTCATTGAATGGACTGCCGATCGTGGTTAAAGAATTAAAGAATCAGTTAACCAATCAAACGGTTGAACACTCGATGGAGCAATTTAAGAAAGACCGTGATCCACGTGAAATACTGTTTCAGTTTAAAGCCCGTGCAGTTGTCTATTTTGCTGTGGATACCGACGAGGTACACATGGCAACACGTTTGAGTAAAGACAGTACCTTCTTCTTGCCTTTTAACCGCGGAAATGATGGCGGAAAAGGAAATCCGCCAGTCGAAGACGATTACCGGTCTTCGTATCTCTGGAAAGAGATTTTGCAAAAGGACAGTTTACTGGATATTCTGTTTCGCTTTGTGTATGTCCAAAAAGAAGATATGAAAGACAGCAATGGCGATATCATCGAAACCAAAGAAGTCGTGATCTTCCCCCGTTTTCATCAACTGGATGCTGTTCGCAAAATTGAACAGGATGTATCGGAGCATCGGGCTGGTAAGAATTATTTGATTCAACACTCCGCAGGAAGTGGAAAGACAAACAGCATCTCTTGGCTTTCTCACCGCCTTGCGAAATTGCACGATGAACAGGACGAACCGGTTTTTGACAGCGTCATTGTCATTACCGATCGCAGGGTGTTGGATAAGCAGTTACAGGATGCGGTGTACCAGCTGGAGCATAAAGCAGGGATGGTCGCAAAAATTGATCGCGACTCGGCTCAGCTTGCCGGGGCCATTCGGAATAAAACAAAGATTATCATAACGACGCTGCAAAAATTTCCGTTTATCTTAGAAGAAGTCGGCTCGTTTAACCGTGGTTCGTATGCGGTTATCATTGATGAAGCACACAGCTCGCAGGGAGGAAAAGCTTCAGGGGCGATGACATCGATTCTTTCAGATAAAACTCTTGAGGAAGCTTATGAGGAAAGTATGAAAGAAGAACATGAGACAACGGATGCGGAAGAACGCATGATTGAGCATATTGCCAAGACCGGTGATCAGGATAATATCTCATTCTTTGCTTTCACCGCGACGCCGAAGCCAAAAACCATCGACCGATTTGGCACAGAACGAGAAGACGGCCAAAAGGGACCCTTTCACCTTTATTCGATGCGTCAGGCCATTGAAGAAGGCTTTATCCACGATGTTTTGAATAACTATGTAACCTATGACACGTTTTACAGAGTCGAGAAGATGATTCACGATGATCCGGAAGTGGCCAAGAGTAAGGCTTCAAAGCAAATTGCCAGGTATGTATCACTTCATCCCCACAATATCGCTCAGAAAGCAGAGATCATGGTGGAACACTTCCGTAATGTGACTCGCCATAAAATTAATAACAGGGCCAAGGCAATGGTTGTGACAGGCAGCCGAAAACATGCAGTGCGTTATAAATTTGCTTTTGATGATTATATCAAGGCGAAAGGGTACACCGATATGCGGACACTTGTCGCTTTCTCCGGTACTGTTGAGGACAATGGGGAATCGTATACGGAACCGGATCTAAACAGCATCAGCGAGAAGGAGTTGCCGGAACAGTTTCATTCGGATGATTATCAGGTATTGATCGTGGCTGAGAAGTACCAGACCGGTTTTGATGAACCACTGCTTCACACCATGTACGTGGATAAACCGCTTGATGGTATTAAAGCCGTACAGACGCTTTCGAGGCTCAACAGGACGTGCAAAGGCAAGGATGATACATTTATCCTCGATTTCGTAAACGAGCCTGAAACGATTCAGCAGGCCTTCCAACAGTACTATGAGGTCACGACCTTGGCTGAAGACACCGATCCGAATATGCTCTATGATCTGCAGCATGAGTTAGACGCCATGCAGGTCTATACTGAGGAAGAACTTGAATCAGTCGCAAACCTTGAATACAGTGGGAATACGATGAAGGATGCACGTATGCAGCTTAAGTTAAATGCCTCCCTTGATCCGGCTGTAGAACGGTTTAAAAACGACTTGGTTGAGGAAGAACAGGAAGCATTTAAGTCGGCAGCAACAAAGTTTGTTCGGACGTATGCGTTCGTGCTTCAGATCGGCCCGTTCTCGGACGTGGATCTGCATAAACGATTTATCTTCTTGACCTATCTCCTAAAGAAGTTGCCGAAAAAGCCGCAAGATCCGATCTATATTTCGGATGATGTTGCGTTGGAATACTATAGAAATGAGAAAGTTTTTGAAGGTAGCATTTCGCTCAATCAGCAAGGCGGTGAGGCTTTGTCTCCAGCCCAGCATGGTACAGCCGGATCAACGGAAGAGGAAAAAGAGCGCTTGTCTTCGATCATTGAGCGTATCAATGAAAGGTTCGGAACGTATTTTACTGATGCGGACAGACTCTCTCGAGATCAGATTGCGATGGATATTAAAGAACAGGAAGAGATGGCTGAAAAAGCGAAGAACAACAGCATTGATAATTTCAAATACAGCGCAGAAAAATCGTTTTTGGATTCTGTCATATCGAGGATGAATATGAATGAAGAATTTCATATGCGAATCTTGCAAGACCCTGAATTTAAAGAATTTCTGATGAACGATATTTTGAATGAGGTTTACCGTGAATTAAGGGACGGAGAAGGACCAAATTGA
- a CDS encoding restriction endonuclease subunit S → MSEINSSLIKKEGLEWIGEIPRTWNINRLKISISKVKNGVWGEDQKRDKNDIECVRVADFNRLKFVIDNKPLTVRNVIENNKFLLEKGDLLIEKSGGGDKQPVGFVVRYNLNKPAVYANFIAKMTLNCELADSEYFMYLHSTLYAHRITLRSIKQTTGIQNLDINSYMNEYVPYPPLQIQREISKYLNQKTSEIDTLIADKERLIELLEEKRQAVITETVTKGLDPNVKMKDSGVEWIGEVPEHWEDSKIKHTCLINDKVLSESTPKDLDLHYIDIGSVNSSGEIIGIEKYKFSSAPSRARRVVKKGDTLISTVRTYLRAITWIDQDLTNLIASTGFAVITPQKMVEDRFLSYLLRSNLYVENIVSKSVGVSYPAISFKELENMPIFFPSIKEQKDIVKKIDDQSEHLISSKKEILLQISKLKEYRQSLIYEAVTGKIDVSDYDVPVESDPEEVSQ, encoded by the coding sequence GTGAGTGAAATTAATTCATCTCTCATAAAAAAAGAAGGTTTAGAATGGATAGGAGAAATTCCGAGAACGTGGAATATTAACAGATTGAAAATATCTATTAGTAAAGTTAAAAATGGTGTTTGGGGTGAAGATCAAAAAAGAGATAAAAATGACATTGAGTGTGTAAGGGTTGCAGATTTTAATAGATTAAAATTTGTAATTGATAATAAACCTTTAACAGTTAGAAATGTTATTGAGAACAATAAATTTCTTTTAGAAAAAGGAGATTTATTGATTGAAAAATCTGGAGGCGGAGATAAACAACCTGTAGGTTTTGTTGTTAGATATAATTTAAATAAGCCAGCTGTGTATGCTAATTTCATAGCAAAAATGACATTAAATTGTGAATTGGCGGATTCAGAATACTTTATGTATTTGCATTCAACTTTATATGCACATCGAATAACTTTACGGTCAATTAAACAGACAACGGGTATTCAGAATCTTGATATAAATTCTTATATGAATGAATATGTGCCATATCCCCCATTACAGATACAGAGAGAAATTTCAAAATATTTAAATCAAAAAACCTCTGAAATCGACACGCTAATCGCCGACAAAGAACGATTAATTGAGTTGCTTGAAGAAAAGCGCCAGGCAGTCATCACCGAGACGGTCACAAAAGGACTTGATCCGAATGTGAAAATGAAGGATTCAGGTGTGGAGTGGATTGGAGAAGTGCCGGAGCATTGGGAAGATAGTAAGATTAAACATACATGTTTAATAAATGATAAAGTCTTGTCAGAATCAACTCCAAAGGATTTAGATTTACATTACATTGATATAGGTTCGGTTAATTCAAGCGGAGAAATAATTGGGATTGAAAAATATAAATTTTCGAGTGCACCAAGTCGAGCTAGGAGAGTAGTTAAAAAGGGAGACACACTTATTTCTACTGTAAGAACATATTTGAGAGCAATTACTTGGATTGACCAAGATTTAACTAATTTAATTGCCTCGACAGGTTTTGCAGTTATCACTCCTCAAAAAATGGTGGAGGATAGGTTTTTATCATACTTATTGAGGTCTAATTTGTATGTAGAGAATATTGTGAGTAAATCTGTAGGAGTAAGTTATCCAGCGATTTCATTTAAAGAATTAGAAAACATGCCAATATTTTTTCCTAGTATCAAAGAACAAAAAGATATTGTTAAAAAAATTGATGATCAAAGTGAACATCTGATTTCAAGTAAGAAAGAGATTCTTTTGCAAATTTCTAAACTCAAAGAATACCGCCAGTCCCTCATCTACGAAGCTGTTACGGGTAAAATCGATGTCAGTGATTATGATGTTCCTGTTGAATCTGATCCGGAGGAGGTCTCCCAGTGA
- a CDS encoding winged helix-turn-helix domain-containing protein: MPVPGYQDFIYPVLQYLKDGREHSLQELYKEMADYFQLSEEEINEKLPSDKQAVFRNRVSWANTYLYKAALIETVKRGVFRITDKGKVIVEDPTITKIDRKFLTQFDSFNQFINNRELEEPVSRYTKALLHWGSGANFVIK, translated from the coding sequence ATGCCAGTTCCGGGATATCAAGACTTTATTTACCCAGTTTTGCAATATTTAAAGGATGGAAGAGAGCATTCGTTACAAGAGTTATATAAGGAAATGGCTGACTATTTTCAATTGTCGGAAGAAGAAATTAATGAAAAATTACCGAGCGATAAGCAAGCAGTGTTCCGAAACCGGGTGAGTTGGGCTAATACGTATTTATATAAAGCTGCTTTGATTGAAACTGTAAAACGCGGAGTATTCAGGATTACTGATAAAGGTAAAGTAATCGTAGAAGACCCGACAATCACAAAAATTGACCGCAAATTTTTAACTCAGTTTGATAGTTTCAATCAATTTATCAATAACAGAGAGCTTGAGGAGCCAGTCTCCCGTTACACTAAAGCATTACTGCATTGGGGGTCAGGCGCAAATTTCGTTATAAAATAG
- a CDS encoding Z1 domain-containing protein has translation METSELTLNTKGEFYEFLKDKNNYEQEYLECIENTVNNLMKQQTSANKPGMLLGKIQSGKTRTFLGIMGLAYDNAFDVVIILTKGTKALVKQTIARLNQEFDEMIISDKMRIYDIMTLPSNLSKWELNKKIVFVVKKETRNMDRISDALFGNYSDLINKNILFIDDEADFASVSYEKNSQKNIVNMKIISSKIDKIRANVSKGSFLQVTATPYSLYLQPDEREINGSLKFEPVRPAFTELVPIHDKYVGGDFYFDESKNEDSPAYYLYQEINENDLDVMKKMDLRRVRKENLLTQKNLYNLNQAVINFIVGGCIRRWQQRYLKKDEEKYSMVVHTETGKKAHEWQQQLVNLILEDLIELVKDNDELFVEWIEDSYNYLMKSIRLVPIAEPSFDEILKEVNEALIQEMVVVSTVNSDKDVEELLDSTGQLQLRTPMNIFIGGQILDRGITIGNLTGFFYGRNPKSFQQDTVLQHSRMFGARSMEDLAVTRFYTTRKIYNVMEKIHEFDSELREAFEKGNDQGVVFIQKDTSNKIVPCSPNKILLSSLVTLKPHKRILPIGFQSGYKTHISKKTDFLSEIINEIKEYSPQVIDNDAFLAPLSEMKKVLATIHETLEMEDGYEWDLDEFFSILDYLTLDSKDKFVWVIVREGRNIKRVDSEGRFENAPDTPKEELRVARKVAIDHPAVMLLKQNGDIDKGWRGTPFWWPVMLSQLNIESTIYAKDTI, from the coding sequence ATGGAAACATCCGAATTAACACTTAATACTAAAGGGGAATTTTACGAATTTTTAAAGGATAAAAACAATTATGAGCAAGAATATTTAGAGTGTATAGAAAACACAGTTAACAACTTGATGAAACAGCAAACATCTGCTAATAAACCAGGAATGTTATTAGGGAAAATCCAATCAGGTAAAACAAGAACATTTCTAGGAATCATGGGATTAGCCTATGATAATGCCTTTGATGTAGTTATAATTTTAACCAAAGGTACAAAAGCTTTGGTTAAACAAACAATAGCTCGTTTGAACCAAGAGTTTGATGAAATGATTATAAGTGATAAAATGCGAATTTACGATATTATGACTTTACCTTCAAATCTAAGTAAATGGGAATTAAATAAAAAAATTGTTTTTGTTGTAAAAAAAGAAACGAGAAATATGGACAGGATTAGTGACGCATTGTTTGGAAATTATTCTGACTTAATTAATAAGAATATTTTATTTATAGATGATGAAGCGGATTTTGCAAGTGTATCTTATGAAAAAAATTCCCAAAAAAATATTGTAAATATGAAAATAATATCTTCAAAGATTGATAAAATTAGGGCGAATGTTAGTAAAGGTTCATTTTTACAGGTAACAGCTACCCCATATTCGCTATATTTACAACCAGATGAAAGGGAGATTAATGGTTCTCTTAAATTTGAACCAGTTAGACCCGCTTTTACGGAATTAGTACCTATTCATGATAAATATGTTGGTGGTGATTTTTACTTTGATGAATCAAAAAATGAGGACTCACCAGCATATTACTTGTATCAGGAAATAAATGAAAATGATTTAGACGTTATGAAAAAAATGGATTTACGTCGGGTTCGAAAGGAAAATTTACTAACACAGAAAAATTTGTATAACCTAAATCAGGCTGTTATCAATTTTATTGTTGGTGGTTGTATAAGGAGGTGGCAACAAAGATATCTCAAAAAGGATGAAGAAAAATATTCAATGGTTGTTCATACAGAGACTGGTAAAAAAGCACATGAGTGGCAACAACAATTGGTTAATCTTATACTAGAGGATTTAATTGAGTTAGTAAAAGATAATGATGAATTATTTGTTGAATGGATTGAAGATTCATATAACTATTTAATGAAATCAATTAGATTAGTTCCTATTGCAGAACCTTCGTTTGATGAAATCTTAAAAGAAGTTAATGAGGCTTTAATTCAGGAAATGGTAGTAGTATCGACGGTGAATTCAGACAAAGATGTAGAAGAGTTATTAGATTCTACAGGACAATTACAACTACGAACACCAATGAATATTTTTATTGGGGGGCAAATTCTAGACAGAGGAATAACAATTGGAAATTTAACGGGTTTTTTCTACGGTCGAAATCCGAAGTCTTTTCAACAAGATACTGTCCTTCAGCACTCAAGAATGTTTGGTGCAAGATCTATGGAAGATTTAGCTGTTACAAGATTTTATACTACTAGAAAGATTTATAATGTCATGGAAAAAATCCATGAATTTGATTCAGAACTAAGGGAAGCTTTTGAAAAAGGAAACGACCAAGGTGTTGTTTTTATTCAGAAAGATACATCGAATAAAATTGTTCCTTGTAGTCCTAACAAAATATTACTTTCTAGCCTTGTAACACTGAAGCCTCATAAGCGCATATTACCAATCGGTTTCCAAAGTGGGTACAAGACTCATATTAGTAAAAAAACAGACTTTTTATCCGAAATTATTAATGAAATCAAGGAGTATTCACCTCAAGTCATTGACAATGATGCATTTTTAGCACCCTTAAGTGAAATGAAGAAAGTTCTAGCAACCATCCACGAAACACTTGAAATGGAGGATGGCTATGAGTGGGATTTAGATGAATTTTTTTCTATTTTGGATTATTTAACATTGGATAGTAAAGATAAGTTTGTCTGGGTAATTGTACGTGAGGGTAGAAATATAAAAAGAGTTGATTCGGAAGGTAGATTTGAGAACGCTCCTGACACACCTAAAGAAGAGCTAAGAGTAGCGAGAAAGGTTGCTATAGATCATCCGGCAGTAATGTTACTAAAACAAAATGGTGATATAGATAAAGGATGGAGAGGCACTCCATTCTGGTGGCCAGTAATGTTATCTCAATTAAATATAGAATCTACAATTTATGCAAAAGATACTATTTAA
- a CDS encoding GGDEF domain-containing protein — MGKINLNQFEQLKRKFYILIFPVIIFSSAFSYIFFLDPTKTYDPILLPVLIIAYSAGWILLILNRGFNFVEIMNLILIGVFHILKFQEVVVERIVQNQELSIGAAPFWTPLLFIFIFIILMDVKAFVYSLIIWIFNFSLFFIYWSDLPIGIREQALHYNLSIFVYIIFLYFFRKIIHNNAQNELLTELAFKDELTGVANRRQIYEWLHLSYKNKEKPVSVIMLDIDFFKKVNDIHGHLIGDKVLIELTKLIENELSDQSYLGRWGGEEFIILSYQTKDQAKKLAETIQGQVESYSFIDDHPITISLGVEEMQQDDTVDSLVNRADKLLYHAKESGRNRVCSDLQDLIYS; from the coding sequence ATGGGGAAAATAAATTTGAATCAGTTTGAACAATTAAAACGAAAATTTTACATCTTAATTTTTCCAGTTATTATTTTTTCATCAGCGTTTAGCTATATTTTTTTCCTGGACCCTACAAAAACGTATGATCCGATTTTATTACCTGTTTTAATCATTGCATATTCGGCAGGATGGATTTTACTTATCCTAAATAGGGGATTCAATTTTGTGGAGATTATGAATTTAATTTTAATTGGTGTCTTTCACATTCTCAAATTTCAAGAGGTAGTTGTTGAACGAATTGTTCAAAATCAAGAATTATCTATTGGTGCAGCACCGTTTTGGACACCACTGTTATTTATTTTTATTTTTATTATTCTTATGGATGTAAAGGCATTTGTATATTCCCTTATAATTTGGATTTTTAATTTCAGTCTGTTTTTCATTTATTGGAGCGATCTTCCAATTGGAATTCGAGAACAAGCACTTCATTACAATTTATCAATTTTTGTTTACATTATATTTCTATATTTCTTCAGAAAGATTATACATAATAATGCTCAAAATGAATTATTGACTGAATTAGCTTTTAAAGATGAATTGACAGGTGTCGCAAACCGGAGACAGATCTACGAATGGTTGCATCTTTCATACAAAAACAAAGAGAAACCAGTCTCTGTTATCATGTTAGACATTGATTTTTTTAAAAAGGTGAACGATATTCATGGGCACTTAATTGGCGATAAGGTTTTGATTGAACTGACAAAATTAATCGAGAACGAGTTATCTGATCAATCTTACCTTGGAAGGTGGGGTGGTGAGGAGTTTATTATCTTATCTTATCAAACGAAAGATCAAGCTAAAAAGCTGGCTGAAACAATTCAAGGACAAGTTGAGTCGTATTCATTTATCGATGATCATCCAATCACGATCAGTTTAGGTGTTGAAGAGATGCAACAAGATGATACAGTTGATTCATTGGTTAATCGAGCTGATAAGTTGTTGTACCATGCAAAAGAATCTGGGCGTAATCGGGTATGCAGTGATTTACAGGATTTGATCTATTCATAA